One Pseudomonas fluorescens genomic region harbors:
- the cobO gene encoding cob(I)yrinic acid a,c-diamide adenosyltransferase, whose amino-acid sequence MTDSPERDERHLARMQRKKAVIDERIANSPDECGLVLVLTGNGKGKSSSAFGMLARAMGHGMQCGVVQFIKGRNSTGEELFFRRFPEQVRFHVMGEGFTWETQDRQRDIAAATAAWEVSRELLRDPSIGLVVLDELNIALKHGYLDLDQVLSDLQARPPMQHVVVTGRGAKPEMIEMGDTVTEMGMLKHAFQAGIKAQKGVEL is encoded by the coding sequence ATGACTGATTCCCCCGAGCGTGACGAACGCCATCTGGCGCGCATGCAGCGCAAAAAAGCCGTGATCGACGAACGCATTGCCAACTCCCCCGATGAGTGCGGTCTGGTGCTGGTGTTGACCGGCAATGGCAAAGGCAAGAGCAGCTCCGCGTTCGGCATGCTCGCGCGCGCCATGGGCCACGGCATGCAGTGCGGCGTGGTGCAGTTCATCAAGGGCCGCAACAGCACTGGCGAAGAGTTGTTTTTCCGGCGTTTTCCCGAGCAGGTGCGCTTTCATGTGATGGGCGAGGGTTTCACCTGGGAAACCCAGGACCGTCAACGCGACATCGCCGCTGCGACCGCCGCTTGGGAAGTTTCCCGCGAGCTGCTGCGCGATCCGTCGATCGGCCTGGTGGTGCTAGATGAACTGAACATCGCCCTCAAGCACGGCTACCTCGATCTCGATCAGGTGCTCAGCGATTTGCAGGCGCGTCCGCCGATGCAGCATGTGGTCGTCACCGGTCGCGGCGCCAAGCCGGAAATGATCGAGATGGGCGACACGGTCACCGAAATGGGCATGCTCAAACATGCGTTCCAGGCCGGCATCAAAGCGCAGAAAGGCGTCGAACTTTGA
- a CDS encoding cobyrinate a,c-diamide synthase, with protein sequence MNQPRHCPAVLIAAPASGQGKTTVTAALARLHRNQGRKVRVFKCGPDFLDPMILERASGAPVYQLDMWMVGEQESRRLLWEAAAEADLILIEGVMGLFDGTPSSADLARHFGVPVLGVIDGTAMAQTFGALALGLAKYQPDLPFAGVLANRVGTLRHAQLLEGSLTEGLRWYGALSRETGIELPSRHLGLVQASELLDLDVRLDAAADALASSCEVALPPAVEFAAPDVIAAQPLLSGVRIAVARDEAFAFTYGASLDLLRAMGAELSFFSPIRDTQLPEADSLYLPGGYPELHHVALSQNTAMLAAIRAHHAAGKPLLAECGGMLYLLDSLTDVEGTRAELVGLLKGDAVMQKRLAALALQAVELPEGSLRGHTYHHSLTTTELTPIARGLSPNGGRGAEAVYREGRMTASYVHFYFPSNPVAVAALFAPGLETAIAGKPAPTGDCVSSGIAPPTVGAGLPAMGP encoded by the coding sequence TTGAATCAGCCACGTCACTGCCCGGCGGTACTCATCGCCGCGCCGGCCTCCGGTCAGGGCAAGACTACCGTCACCGCCGCGCTCGCCCGTTTGCATCGCAATCAGGGGCGCAAGGTGCGGGTGTTCAAATGCGGTCCGGACTTTCTCGATCCGATGATTCTCGAGCGTGCCAGCGGTGCGCCGGTTTATCAGTTGGACATGTGGATGGTCGGTGAGCAGGAAAGCCGCCGGCTGTTGTGGGAAGCTGCTGCCGAGGCCGATCTGATTCTCATCGAAGGCGTGATGGGGCTGTTCGACGGCACGCCTTCGAGTGCTGATCTGGCGCGGCATTTTGGGGTGCCGGTGCTCGGCGTCATCGATGGCACTGCGATGGCGCAGACCTTTGGAGCACTGGCGCTGGGGTTGGCGAAGTATCAGCCGGATTTGCCGTTCGCTGGCGTGCTGGCCAATCGCGTCGGCACTTTGCGCCATGCGCAATTGCTCGAAGGCAGCCTCACCGAAGGTTTGCGTTGGTACGGCGCGTTGTCCCGCGAGACCGGCATCGAATTGCCGAGCCGTCACCTCGGGCTGGTGCAAGCCAGCGAATTGCTTGACCTCGATGTGCGTCTCGATGCCGCCGCCGATGCTCTCGCCAGCAGTTGCGAGGTCGCGCTGCCGCCGGCCGTTGAATTCGCCGCGCCGGATGTCATCGCTGCACAGCCGTTGTTGAGCGGCGTGCGCATCGCCGTCGCCCGCGACGAGGCGTTCGCCTTCACTTACGGCGCCAGCCTCGATCTGCTGCGGGCGATGGGCGCCGAGTTGAGCTTCTTCTCGCCGATCCGCGATACGCAATTGCCGGAGGCAGACAGCCTGTATCTGCCGGGCGGTTACCCGGAATTGCATCACGTCGCGTTGTCGCAGAACACCGCGATGCTTGCAGCGATCCGCGCGCACCATGCGGCGGGCAAACCGTTGCTCGCTGAATGCGGCGGGATGCTTTATTTGCTTGATTCGCTGACTGATGTCGAAGGCACCCGTGCTGAGCTGGTCGGTTTGCTCAAGGGCGATGCGGTGATGCAGAAACGTCTGGCGGCGCTGGCGTTGCAGGCGGTTGAACTGCCGGAAGGCTCGCTGCGGGGGCACACCTATCATCATTCGTTGACGACGACTGAACTGACGCCGATTGCCCGTGGACTGAGCCCGAATGGCGGGCGTGGTGCTGAGGCGGTTTATCGCGAAGGGCGGATGACGGCTTCTTATGTGCACTTTTATTTTCCGTCGAATCCTGTGGCTGTCGCTGCGCTGTTTGCGCCCGGCCTTGAGACCGCCATCGCTGGCAAGCCAGCTCCCACAGGGGATTGCGTTTCGTCAGGTATTGCACCGCCCACTGTGGGAGCTGGCTTGCCAGCGATGGGGCCATGA
- the bluB gene encoding 5,6-dimethylbenzimidazole synthase: MTDNTFSAAERAAVYKAIAERRDMRHFTGGSVEPDLLRRLLEAAHQAPSVGLMQPWRFIRISDRALRGQIQQLVEEERIRTAEALGERSDEFMKLKVEGIHDCAEVLVAALMDDREKHIFGRRTLPEMDMASLSCAIQNLWLASRAEGLGMGWVSLFEPQALADLLKLPAGAKPLAVLCLGPVKEFYPAPMLVLEGWAQARPLNELLYENYWGVSQ, translated from the coding sequence ATGACCGACAACACTTTCTCCGCAGCCGAACGCGCAGCGGTCTACAAAGCCATCGCCGAACGTCGCGACATGCGCCACTTCACCGGCGGCAGCGTCGAGCCCGACTTGCTGCGCCGCTTACTTGAGGCTGCTCATCAAGCGCCAAGCGTCGGCCTGATGCAGCCGTGGCGTTTCATTCGCATCAGCGACCGCGCTTTGCGCGGGCAGATTCAGCAACTCGTCGAAGAAGAACGCATCCGCACCGCCGAAGCCCTCGGCGAGCGTAGCGATGAGTTCATGAAGCTCAAGGTCGAGGGCATCCATGACTGCGCCGAAGTGTTGGTCGCCGCGTTGATGGACGATCGCGAAAAACACATCTTCGGTCGCCGCACGCTGCCGGAAATGGACATGGCGTCGTTGTCCTGCGCCATCCAGAATTTATGGCTGGCGTCCCGCGCCGAAGGCTTGGGCATGGGCTGGGTCTCGCTGTTCGAACCGCAAGCGCTGGCCGATCTGCTGAAGTTGCCAGCGGGTGCCAAGCCGCTCGCGGTTCTGTGCCTGGGCCCGGTCAAGGAATTCTATCCGGCGCCGATGCTGGTACTCGAAGGGTGGGCGCAGGCGCGTCCGCTCAATGAGTTGCTGTACGAAAATTATTGGGGAGTGAGTCAATGA
- the cbiB gene encoding adenosylcobinamide-phosphate synthase CbiB — protein MSVALLSVAAVALDALLGEPKRWHPLVAFGNFAGRIERRFNAAGRGWRSHGVTAWVLAVLPLTLLATALSWAPYVGWVVEILALYCALGMRSLGEHVAPVAAALRADDLDEARRRVGYLVSRQTDELDSTAVARAATESVLENGSDAVFAALFWFVVAGAPGVVLYRLSNTLDAMWGYRNERFERFGWAAAKIDDVLNYIPARLVALTYALLGQTRLAWKCWRTQAPKWDSPNAGPVMAAGAGALGVELGGPAIYHGELHERPQLGEGAPADADSIDRGWQLVQRGVWLWLLILCVGAEFYA, from the coding sequence ATGAGTGTGGCGTTGTTGAGTGTCGCCGCGGTGGCGCTGGATGCGCTGCTCGGTGAACCGAAACGCTGGCATCCGCTGGTGGCGTTCGGCAATTTCGCCGGGCGCATCGAGCGACGTTTCAACGCCGCTGGCCGTGGTTGGCGCAGTCATGGCGTCACCGCTTGGGTGCTCGCGGTGCTGCCGCTGACCTTGCTCGCCACCGCGCTTTCGTGGGCGCCTTACGTCGGCTGGGTCGTCGAGATTCTCGCGCTGTATTGCGCTCTCGGCATGCGCAGCCTCGGTGAGCATGTTGCGCCAGTGGCCGCGGCGTTGCGCGCCGATGATCTCGACGAAGCGCGCCGGCGTGTCGGTTATCTGGTCAGTCGCCAGACCGACGAACTCGACAGCACCGCCGTCGCCCGCGCCGCCACCGAATCGGTGCTGGAGAACGGCAGCGATGCGGTGTTCGCCGCGCTGTTCTGGTTTGTTGTGGCCGGTGCACCCGGCGTGGTGCTCTATCGCTTGAGCAATACGCTCGATGCGATGTGGGGTTATCGCAACGAACGTTTCGAGCGCTTCGGCTGGGCGGCGGCGAAAATCGACGACGTGCTCAACTATATTCCTGCGCGGTTGGTGGCATTGACTTACGCGTTGCTGGGCCAGACCCGACTCGCGTGGAAATGCTGGCGGACTCAGGCGCCGAAATGGGACAGCCCCAACGCCGGCCCGGTGATGGCGGCAGGCGCCGGTGCACTGGGCGTAGAGTTGGGTGGCCCGGCGATTTATCACGGCGAATTGCATGAGCGCCCGCAGCTCGGCGAAGGCGCTCCGGCCGACGCCGATTCCATCGACCGCGGCTGGCAATTGGTTCAGCGCGGCGTATGGTTATGGCTGCTGATTCTCTGCGTGGGAGCTGAATTTTATGCTTGA
- the cobD gene encoding threonine-phosphate decarboxylase CobD, which translates to MLEHGGRLRKAARDYGIAETDWLDLSSGLAPWPFPIPQIPLRAWARLPEADDGLEQAACDYYGATQVLPVAGSQMAIQLLPRLRRAGKVGVLSPCYAEHAEAWRRNGYIVREVLEQEVEFFLDSLDVLVVVNPNNPTGLSLSPALLLDWHARLAQRGGWLVVDEAFMDNTPHLSVAAHAHQVGLIVLRSFGKFFGLAGVRLGFVVAERKLLRLLAEQVGPWAVSGPTRVLGQACLQDTANHARQRIRSDAASERLAALLERHGFKPQGGCALFQWLITDHAQALHEFMARRGILLRLFTHNSSLRFGLPADATEEARLESALTAFTKDNP; encoded by the coding sequence ATGCTTGAACACGGTGGCCGGTTGCGCAAGGCTGCACGCGATTACGGTATCGCCGAGACCGACTGGCTCGACCTCTCCAGCGGACTGGCGCCGTGGCCATTTCCGATTCCGCAAATCCCCTTGCGCGCCTGGGCCCGTTTGCCCGAAGCCGACGACGGTCTGGAGCAGGCCGCTTGCGATTACTACGGCGCCACGCAAGTGCTGCCAGTGGCGGGTTCGCAAATGGCCATTCAGTTACTGCCGCGTTTGCGCCGCGCCGGCAAGGTCGGCGTGCTGTCGCCATGCTATGCCGAACACGCCGAAGCCTGGCGTCGCAACGGTTACATCGTTCGTGAAGTGCTGGAACAGGAAGTCGAATTCTTTCTCGACAGCCTCGACGTGCTGGTCGTGGTCAACCCCAATAACCCGACCGGCCTGAGTCTGAGCCCGGCGCTGCTGCTTGACTGGCACGCCCGTTTGGCACAGCGCGGCGGCTGGCTGGTGGTCGACGAAGCGTTCATGGACAACACGCCGCATCTCAGCGTGGCCGCTCACGCCCATCAGGTCGGTTTGATCGTCTTGCGCTCGTTCGGCAAGTTTTTCGGTCTGGCCGGTGTGCGCCTGGGCTTTGTCGTGGCTGAGCGCAAGTTGCTCCGATTGCTGGCCGAACAGGTTGGGCCGTGGGCGGTGAGTGGACCGACGCGGGTGCTCGGTCAGGCCTGTCTGCAAGACACGGCAAACCACGCGCGCCAGCGCATTCGCAGCGATGCCGCGAGCGAACGGCTCGCGGCGCTGCTTGAGCGTCATGGTTTCAAACCGCAGGGCGGATGTGCGCTGTTTCAATGGCTGATCACCGATCATGCGCAAGCGCTGCACGAATTCATGGCGCGGCGCGGCATTCTCCTGCGGCTGTTCACGCACAACAGCAGCCTGCGCTTCGGCCTGCCTGCTGACGCAACCGAAGAAGCGCGGCTCGAATCCGCTTTAACCGCTTTCACCAAGGACAACCCATGA
- a CDS encoding cobyric acid synthase, which translates to MTTLMVQGTTSDAGKSTLVTALCRWATRQGVAVVPFKPQNMALNSAVTADGGEIGRAQAVQAQAAFLEPHTDMNPVLLKPNSDTGAQVIIHGRAVTSMNAVAYHDYKAIAMKAVLASHQRLSAAYPLVMVEGAGSPAEINLRAGDIANMGFAEAVDCPVVLIADINRGGVFAHLVGTLELLSPSEQARVKGFIINRFRGDIALLQPGLDWLEARTGKPVVGVLPYVLDLHLEAEDGIDQRQIDKADRVLKVVVPVLPRISNHTDFDPLRLHPQVDLQFVGPGQAIPCADLLILPGSKSVRSDLAYLRANGWEAALNRHLRYGGKVLGICGGLQMLGEQVHDPLGLEGAPGSSAGLGLLAFETQLEADKQLRNVRGRLALENAEVSGYEIHAGVTTGAGLENPAVHLDDGRCDGAQSADGQVFGTYLHGLFESPQASAALLRWAGLSEVQEVDYHGLRERDIERLADLVEKHLDTDLLRQLCGI; encoded by the coding sequence ATGACCACCCTGATGGTGCAGGGCACCACTTCCGACGCCGGCAAAAGCACGCTGGTGACCGCGCTGTGCCGCTGGGCCACCCGTCAGGGCGTGGCGGTCGTGCCCTTCAAGCCGCAGAACATGGCGCTCAACAGCGCGGTCACGGCGGACGGCGGCGAGATCGGGCGCGCTCAAGCGGTGCAGGCGCAAGCGGCGTTCCTCGAACCGCACACCGACATGAACCCGGTGCTGCTCAAGCCGAACAGCGACACCGGCGCGCAAGTGATCATCCATGGTCGCGCGGTGACGTCGATGAATGCCGTGGCGTATCACGATTACAAAGCCATCGCGATGAAGGCTGTTCTGGCTTCACACCAGCGACTCAGCGCTGCATATCCGTTGGTGATGGTTGAAGGCGCCGGCTCGCCGGCGGAAATCAATCTGCGCGCCGGCGACATCGCCAACATGGGCTTCGCGGAAGCGGTGGATTGCCCGGTGGTGTTGATCGCCGACATCAATCGCGGCGGAGTTTTCGCCCATCTGGTCGGCACCCTGGAGCTGCTCTCGCCAAGTGAACAGGCGCGAGTCAAAGGCTTCATCATCAATCGTTTTCGTGGCGACATCGCTTTGCTGCAACCGGGGCTTGATTGGTTGGAAGCACGCACCGGTAAACCGGTCGTTGGTGTGCTGCCGTATGTGCTGGATCTGCATCTGGAGGCCGAGGACGGCATCGATCAACGGCAGATCGACAAGGCTGATCGCGTGCTGAAAGTGGTGGTGCCAGTGCTGCCGCGCATCAGCAATCACACTGACTTCGATCCGCTGCGCCTGCATCCGCAGGTTGATCTGCAATTCGTCGGGCCGGGGCAGGCGATTCCGTGCGCTGACCTGCTCATCTTGCCCGGCTCGAAAAGCGTGCGCAGCGACCTGGCATATCTGCGGGCGAATGGCTGGGAAGCGGCGCTCAACCGGCATTTGCGCTACGGCGGTAAAGTCCTGGGGATTTGCGGCGGTCTGCAAATGCTCGGCGAGCAGGTGCATGACCCGCTCGGGCTCGAAGGCGCCCCCGGCTCAAGCGCTGGCCTGGGTTTGCTGGCCTTCGAGACGCAACTGGAAGCCGACAAGCAACTGCGCAACGTGCGCGGGCGGCTGGCGTTGGAAAATGCTGAAGTCAGCGGCTATGAGATTCATGCCGGCGTGACCACGGGAGCGGGGTTGGAAAATCCGGCGGTGCATCTCGACGACGGTCGTTGCGACGGCGCGCAAAGTGCCGATGGCCAGGTGTTCGGCACCTATTTGCATGGCTTGTTCGAATCGCCGCAAGCCAGTGCGGCATTGTTGCGCTGGGCCGGGTTGAGCGAGGTGCAGGAAGTGGATTACCACGGCTTGCGCGAGCGTGATATCGAACGGTTGGCGGATCTGGTGGAGAAGCATTTGGATACCGATCTGCTGCGTCAGCTCTGTGGGATTTGA
- the cobU gene encoding bifunctional adenosylcobinamide kinase/adenosylcobinamide-phosphate guanylyltransferase produces the protein MLQLILGGARSGKSRLAEKLASESNLSVTYIATSQALDGEMSDRVAQHRARRPAEWALIEEPLELARVLRESARAERCLLVDCLTLWLTNLLMLNDAERLASERDALLECLAVLPGEIIFVSNETGMGVVPLGELTRRYVDEAGWLHQALAERCQRVVLTVAGLPLTLKGPAL, from the coding sequence ATGCTCCAACTGATCCTCGGCGGCGCCCGCTCCGGCAAAAGCCGTCTGGCGGAAAAACTCGCCAGCGAAAGCAACCTCTCGGTTACCTACATCGCCACCAGCCAAGCGCTCGATGGCGAGATGAGCGACCGCGTCGCCCAGCACCGCGCCCGTCGTCCAGCCGAGTGGGCACTGATCGAAGAACCCCTGGAGCTGGCCCGTGTGCTGCGCGAATCCGCGCGTGCCGAGCGCTGCCTGCTGGTCGATTGCCTGACCCTGTGGCTGACCAATCTATTGATGCTTAACGATGCCGAACGCCTCGCCAGCGAACGCGATGCGTTGCTCGAATGCCTGGCTGTGCTGCCGGGTGAAATCATTTTTGTCAGCAACGAAACCGGAATGGGCGTCGTGCCGCTGGGCGAATTGACTCGCCGCTACGTTGATGAGGCCGGTTGGCTGCATCAAGCTCTGGCCGAGCGTTGTCAGCGTGTCGTGCTGACCGTCGCCGGCCTGCCCCTGACTTTGAAAGGACCTGCGTTATGA
- the cobT gene encoding nicotinate-nucleotide--dimethylbenzimidazole phosphoribosyltransferase, with amino-acid sequence MSRTWWLNPCKPVNADVVEQAAARQLQLTKPAGSLGQLESVAVQLAGLQGQLKPTLDQLWIAIFAGDHGVVAEGVSAFPQEVTGQMLHNFVSGGAAISVLARQLGAQLEVVDLGTVTPTLNLPGVRHLNIGPGTANFLYGAAMTPAQGELALQAGRDSVLRAKAAGAQLFIGGEMGIGNTTAASALACALLDCPVTHLTGPGTGLNADGVSHKAQVIERALALHAAQRGDPLQTLFNLGGFEIAALVGGYLACAQEGVAVLVDGFICTVAALVAVRLNPACRAWLLYGHRGAEPGHRHVLETLQAQPLLDLGLRLGEGSGAALAVPLLRLACDLHGQMATFAEAAVADRPA; translated from the coding sequence ATGAGCCGAACCTGGTGGCTGAACCCGTGCAAACCGGTGAACGCCGATGTTGTTGAGCAAGCCGCTGCGCGCCAGTTGCAACTGACCAAACCGGCCGGTTCGCTGGGGCAACTGGAGTCGGTGGCGGTGCAATTGGCGGGTCTGCAAGGGCAGCTCAAGCCGACGCTCGACCAGCTCTGGATCGCGATTTTCGCCGGCGATCATGGCGTGGTTGCGGAAGGCGTTTCGGCGTTCCCGCAGGAAGTCACCGGGCAGATGCTGCACAACTTCGTCAGCGGCGGCGCGGCGATCAGCGTGCTCGCACGTCAGCTTGGCGCGCAGCTGGAAGTGGTCGATCTGGGCACCGTGACACCGACACTGAACCTGCCAGGCGTACGTCACTTGAACATCGGTCCCGGCACAGCGAATTTCCTATACGGCGCGGCGATGACGCCGGCGCAGGGTGAACTGGCGTTGCAGGCCGGCCGCGACAGCGTGTTGCGCGCGAAAGCGGCCGGTGCGCAGTTGTTCATTGGCGGTGAAATGGGCATCGGCAATACCACGGCCGCAAGTGCGCTGGCGTGTGCTTTGCTCGATTGCCCGGTGACGCACCTTACAGGCCCGGGCACGGGATTGAATGCCGACGGCGTCAGTCACAAAGCGCAGGTGATCGAACGCGCACTGGCATTGCACGCTGCACAACGCGGTGATCCGTTGCAGACGCTGTTCAATCTCGGCGGCTTCGAAATTGCGGCGCTGGTCGGAGGCTATCTGGCCTGCGCTCAGGAAGGCGTGGCGGTGCTGGTCGACGGCTTTATCTGCACGGTCGCGGCGCTGGTGGCGGTGCGCCTGAATCCGGCTTGCCGCGCGTGGCTGCTGTATGGCCACCGTGGCGCTGAGCCAGGTCATCGGCATGTGCTGGAAACCCTTCAGGCCCAGCCATTGCTCGACCTTGGCCTGCGTTTGGGCGAGGGCAGCGGCGCGGCGCTGGCCGTGCCTTTGCTGCGTCTGGCGTGTGATCTGCACGGCCAGATGGCGACGTTCGCTGAAGCGGCGGTAGCGGATCGTCCGGCATGA
- the cobC gene encoding alpha-ribazole phosphatase family protein — protein sequence MNLRLDLLRHGETELGGGLRGSLDDALTENGWRQMRAAVAEGGPWDRIVSSPLQRCARFAAELGERLNLSVHLDKDLQELHFGSWEGQSAAALMETDAEALGLFWADPYAFTPPQGEQVGDFSRRVLAAVARLHSVYAGERVLLVSHGGVMRLLLAQARGLPREQLLNVEVGHGAMFALTVEADGSLKEGY from the coding sequence ATGAATTTGCGACTGGATCTGCTGCGGCACGGCGAGACTGAACTGGGCGGCGGTCTGCGCGGCAGTCTCGATGATGCGCTGACGGAGAACGGTTGGCGTCAGATGCGTGCAGCAGTGGCTGAGGGCGGGCCGTGGGATCGCATCGTCAGCTCGCCGTTGCAGCGCTGTGCGCGGTTCGCTGCCGAACTCGGTGAACGACTGAATCTGTCCGTGCATCTCGACAAGGATTTGCAGGAGCTGCATTTCGGCTCGTGGGAAGGGCAGAGCGCGGCGGCGTTGATGGAAACGGATGCCGAGGCGCTGGGGCTGTTCTGGGCTGATCCGTATGCGTTTACGCCGCCACAGGGCGAACAGGTTGGTGATTTTTCCCGCCGCGTTCTGGCAGCGGTTGCGCGTTTGCACAGCGTCTACGCCGGTGAGCGGGTGTTGCTGGTCAGCCACGGCGGCGTGATGCGGTTGCTGCTGGCACAGGCGCGAGGTTTACCGCGCGAGCAATTGCTCAATGTCGAGGTCGGGCACGGCGCAATGTTTGCGCTGACAGTCGAGGCGGATGGCTCGCTCAAGGAAGGTTACTGA
- a CDS encoding adenosylcobinamide-GDP ribazoletransferase codes for MLPLWIALQFLSSLPIRLPGMPEPEQLGRSLLFYPLVGLLFGLLLWALNLVLAGAPLLLHAALLLTVWVVLGGAMHLDGLADSADAWLGGFGDRERTLLIMKDPRSGPIAVVTLVLVLLLKFAALLALIEQGHAVVLIIVPVLGRAALLGLFLTTPYVRAGGLGQALADHLPRKTGWQVLGASALGCLLIAGVHAVVALVISLAVFVWLRRVMMRRLGGTTGDTAGALLELLEMGVMVGLALV; via the coding sequence ATGTTGCCGCTGTGGATCGCCCTGCAATTTCTCAGCAGTTTGCCGATTCGTCTGCCAGGAATGCCGGAGCCGGAGCAACTCGGGCGTTCGCTCCTGTTCTATCCGCTGGTGGGGTTGCTGTTCGGCCTGCTGCTGTGGGCGTTGAATCTGGTATTGGCGGGCGCGCCTTTGTTGTTGCATGCGGCGTTGTTGCTGACAGTCTGGGTGGTGCTCGGCGGCGCTATGCACCTTGATGGTCTGGCCGACAGCGCCGATGCCTGGCTCGGCGGTTTCGGCGATCGCGAGCGCACGCTGTTGATCATGAAAGACCCGCGCAGCGGTCCGATTGCGGTGGTCACGCTGGTGCTGGTGCTGCTGCTCAAATTTGCGGCGCTGCTGGCGCTGATCGAGCAGGGTCACGCCGTTGTGTTGATCATTGTGCCGGTGCTCGGGCGGGCGGCGCTGTTGGGTCTGTTTCTGACCACACCCTATGTTCGTGCGGGCGGGTTGGGGCAGGCGTTGGCGGATCATTTGCCGCGCAAGACTGGCTGGCAGGTGCTTGGGGCGAGTGCGCTGGGCTGCTTGTTGATTGCCGGGGTTCACGCGGTCGTGGCGCTGGTGATTTCGCTCGCAGTGTTTGTCTGGCTGCGTAGGGTGATGATGCGGCGGCTGGGCGGGACAACGGGTGATACGGCGGGGGCGTTGCTGGAGCTGTTGGAAATGGGGGTGATGGTGGGGTTGGCGCTGGTCTGA
- a CDS encoding MarR family winged helix-turn-helix transcriptional regulator, whose amino-acid sequence MLSSQCLCTNLRRAARGVSRHYDGALDGFGINVAQYSLLCNLQRLDQPSISELAEAMGLDRSTLGRNLRVLEGERLVTLAEGEDMRNRIVRLTETGAQRLAAALPAWEAAQQRLIDRLGAEKRETLLRLLDELA is encoded by the coding sequence ATGCTTTCTTCTCAGTGTTTGTGTACCAACCTGCGTCGCGCCGCGCGTGGCGTCAGCAGGCATTACGACGGCGCCCTCGATGGCTTCGGGATCAACGTTGCGCAGTATTCTTTGCTGTGCAACTTGCAGCGTCTGGATCAGCCCAGCATTTCGGAACTGGCTGAAGCCATGGGCCTGGATCGCAGCACCCTCGGGCGCAATTTGCGCGTGCTTGAAGGCGAGCGGCTGGTGACGCTGGCGGAGGGCGAGGACATGCGCAACCGCATCGTTCGGCTCACCGAAACCGGGGCGCAGCGTCTGGCGGCGGCATTGCCGGCCTGGGAGGCGGCGCAGCAACGGTTGATCGACCGCCTCGGCGCCGAGAAACGCGAAACCTTGCTCAGACTGCTGGATGAACTGGCCTGA